Proteins encoded by one window of Mariniplasma anaerobium:
- a CDS encoding helix-turn-helix domain-containing protein — MSKHYTNRARLDAVKNYRASNLSLSEFARQHKFNRSTLKDWVAAFNHLEGDFIRIDNISDRPGELINEENIRLNMLKGDEITKKSTHFSRFDHSIVVIESKQIKITTSLEQALKILEVIYD, encoded by the coding sequence ATGTCAAAACATTATACAAATAGAGCGCGTCTAGATGCGGTCAAAAACTATAGAGCGTCAAATTTGAGTCTAAGTGAATTCGCAAGACAACACAAATTTAATAGATCAACACTTAAAGACTGGGTAGCGGCATTTAATCACTTAGAAGGTGACTTTATAAGAATTGACAATATAAGTGATAGACCAGGAGAACTCATCAATGAAGAAAACATCAGACTTAATATGTTAAAAGGCGATGAGATTACAAAGAAATCAACACACTTTTCACGTTTTGATCACTCGATAGTCGTGATAGAAAGCAAACAAATCAAAATCACAACCTCTCTAGAACAAGCTTTAAAAATCTTAGAGGTTATTTATGATTGA
- the tnpB gene encoding IS66 family insertion sequence element accessory protein TnpB (TnpB, as the term is used for proteins encoded by IS66 family insertion elements, is considered an accessory protein, since TnpC, encoded by a neighboring gene, is a DDE family transposase.) gives MIDYRNIKKIYFYSKDMDMRVGMHKLQILLSCNFRPIEMMYTLFVFCSKNRKTIKIYYEDEYGTWLLINKINFTKFKWPKDSKEIGYQASDLKALLKGLKVIDEKNKEIGY, from the coding sequence ATGATTGATTATAGGAACATAAAGAAAATCTATTTCTATTCAAAAGATATGGATATGCGTGTAGGTATGCATAAACTCCAAATTCTATTATCGTGTAACTTTAGACCCATTGAGATGATGTATACCCTATTTGTCTTTTGTTCAAAAAATAGAAAGACAATCAAAATCTATTATGAAGATGAATATGGAACGTGGTTACTGATCAATAAAATAAACTTCACAAAGTTTAAATGGCCCAAAGATTCAAAAGAGATAGGGTATCAAGCAAGTGATCTTAAAGCGCTTTTAAAGGGACTGAAAGTCATTGATGAGAAAAACAAAGAAATAGGGTATTAA
- the tnpC gene encoding IS66 family transposase has protein sequence MNLNQALKEIEHLKKVNIKLLKENEKNHRLIFKLNTKLNLILSDKEILTEKYNIERIKTFIPKSESISAVIINEVETLGKEKKIRKKKRKNFESFDFERHVSETRYEKPEIDTCPTCKGELSIASEKVRYVVESIPATLKVTKIIKQSCKCKNCNPKDNQIYYPLSTSLFPGSVMTHSFASYICYHKYELGIPFEHLSRHLKETLKIEVSKQNLALYMAKMASILTPIYKQMKDDLLNNQAKVIHADETTLSISKRPLSDQMRKKSYVYVYTSSYYDQQIAIYDFHESRAVDQTARWLKAYEGVIVCDDYAGYTKLKRENDKIKLQRCFAHARRRFVDILKALPQDKKKESYAVKILDVMGKLFHEEATYKRQNLLPSEILTKRQQDHPKILKELEDLIFKHDYKTNSAIEKAVSYTKKVWPELTTYLTSGYVEITNNIAERAVRPFVINRKVFMTSGSYDGARYTTKLFSIIRTARINDVNVSKYLEYVLDNINKKEIKDLLPYSPSVINMLKNN, from the coding sequence ATGAACTTAAACCAAGCGCTTAAAGAAATCGAGCACCTAAAGAAAGTAAATATAAAACTTTTAAAAGAAAACGAGAAGAATCATCGTCTCATTTTTAAGCTTAACACAAAGTTAAACTTGATTTTAAGTGACAAAGAGATCTTAACTGAAAAATATAATATAGAACGGATCAAGACATTTATACCTAAGAGCGAAAGCATATCAGCAGTCATTATTAACGAAGTAGAAACATTAGGTAAAGAAAAAAAGATAAGAAAGAAAAAGCGTAAAAACTTTGAGTCTTTTGATTTTGAGCGTCACGTGAGTGAAACTAGATATGAAAAGCCTGAGATAGACACGTGCCCAACATGTAAAGGGGAATTATCCATCGCATCAGAAAAAGTACGTTATGTGGTTGAGTCTATACCCGCAACCCTTAAGGTCACAAAGATCATTAAACAAAGCTGCAAATGCAAAAACTGTAATCCAAAGGATAATCAAATCTATTATCCACTTTCAACATCTTTATTTCCAGGAAGCGTCATGACGCATTCTTTCGCTTCATACATCTGTTATCATAAATATGAGCTCGGCATTCCTTTTGAGCACTTATCAAGACACCTTAAAGAAACCCTTAAAATTGAAGTCTCAAAACAAAACCTCGCTTTATATATGGCAAAAATGGCATCTATCTTAACGCCAATTTATAAACAGATGAAAGATGATTTGCTTAATAATCAAGCAAAGGTTATTCACGCAGATGAGACAACGCTTTCTATCAGCAAAAGACCTTTATCAGATCAAATGCGTAAGAAAAGTTATGTATATGTCTATACATCAAGCTATTATGATCAGCAAATCGCGATTTATGATTTTCATGAATCAAGAGCCGTTGATCAAACAGCAAGGTGGTTAAAAGCATATGAAGGGGTTATTGTCTGTGATGATTATGCAGGCTATACAAAACTAAAAAGAGAAAATGATAAGATCAAATTACAAAGGTGCTTCGCACACGCAAGAAGACGATTTGTAGATATTCTTAAAGCTCTACCACAAGATAAGAAAAAAGAAAGTTACGCTGTAAAGATTCTTGATGTCATGGGCAAGCTCTTTCATGAAGAAGCAACCTATAAGCGGCAAAACCTCTTACCTAGTGAGATTTTAACCAAGCGACAACAAGATCATCCTAAGATACTAAAAGAGCTAGAAGATCTTATTTTTAAGCATGACTATAAAACAAACTCCGCAATAGAAAAGGCAGTTTCCTATACAAAAAAAGTATGGCCTGAACTAACGACATATTTAACAAGTGGTTATGTGGAAATTACAAATAATATCGCAGAGCGAGCAGTTAGACCCTTCGTGATTAATAGAAAAGTTTTTATGACATCTGGATCATATGATGGAGCAAGATATACGACAAAGCTGTTTTCAATCATTAGAACAGCAAGAATTAACGATGTTAATGTTTCAAAATATTTAGAATATGTTTTAGATAATATCAATAAAAAAGAGATTAAGGATCTACTCCCTTATTCTCCATCTGTCATCAATATGTTGAAAAATAATTAA
- a CDS encoding DUF5011/hyalin repeat domain-containing protein, whose protein sequence is MKFKKVIFSLFLFMGALLVVSSTAYASSSPNVKFVEDGGLIYLDDNNREIDSSTHEMRTKVYDWYIDQGGNMVTVDLRDYVDYIPTKTYTMTINNSGHIDYTGDILWFIVEQDGDDMWFYNYEGFSLFIPGADKLTISWEESAEDYAPVFSGETAFVTTVDNPIGESSIRSYLIAIDETDGNVTHLITLDQDNYTSNNSILGSYTLEYSVTDSSGNRAELIVTVIVKDVLSPTWNEEKDSVSISYTQTFDIEAYKAQLDAIDNYDDASSLVITIDSNLYTASKTIPGSYEVVYKIVDTSGNSLYANVDVNVIDDVKPSFSGPTTISKPTTEAMTITEIKGQLSANDAINGNLTSSIQIVSDEYTGNGNVVGNYDIQFSVTDSSGNIEYHTFSVEVFDNLPPVFYVRDGYFVTVEQSVTLSQQDFIDILEITGQITVSGTGDIEFYSLLNEYEGNETTPGIYALSFRAVSQSGDEAIYNMAVEVMEDSEDPIDVIEEDTFDITAFWNDNKTYIIGGLIFVASLMVVFSIYKKVKKNVPKKKKYKKIRK, encoded by the coding sequence ATGAAGTTTAAAAAGGTAATATTTAGTTTGTTTTTATTTATGGGTGCTTTGCTAGTGGTTTCTAGTACTGCATATGCTAGTTCTTCGCCTAACGTTAAATTTGTTGAAGACGGTGGTTTAATTTATTTAGATGATAACAACCGTGAAATCGATTCTTCTACACATGAAATGAGAACTAAAGTTTATGATTGGTATATAGATCAAGGTGGAAATATGGTTACTGTTGATCTTCGTGATTATGTGGATTACATACCTACAAAAACTTATACGATGACAATTAATAATTCTGGTCATATTGATTATACAGGCGATATATTATGGTTTATCGTTGAACAAGACGGTGATGATATGTGGTTTTATAATTATGAAGGTTTCTCTTTGTTTATTCCTGGTGCTGATAAATTAACTATCTCATGGGAAGAATCAGCGGAAGATTACGCGCCAGTATTTAGCGGTGAAACTGCTTTTGTGACAACCGTTGATAATCCTATTGGTGAATCAAGTATTCGTTCATACTTAATTGCTATTGACGAAACTGACGGAAATGTTACACATTTGATAACTCTTGATCAAGACAACTACACATCAAACAATTCTATACTTGGTTCTTATACTTTAGAATATAGTGTTACTGATAGTTCAGGAAATCGAGCTGAATTGATTGTTACGGTCATTGTCAAAGATGTATTGTCTCCAACTTGGAATGAAGAAAAAGATAGTGTCTCTATATCATATACACAAACATTTGATATTGAAGCCTATAAAGCTCAATTAGATGCAATAGATAATTATGATGATGCATCAAGCTTAGTAATTACTATTGATTCAAATCTATATACAGCTAGTAAAACAATCCCAGGATCTTATGAAGTTGTATATAAAATAGTTGATACATCTGGTAATAGTTTGTATGCAAATGTTGATGTAAATGTTATTGATGATGTTAAACCAAGTTTTAGCGGTCCAACAACTATATCAAAACCTACAACAGAAGCAATGACTATTACTGAGATTAAAGGACAATTATCAGCTAATGATGCAATCAATGGAAATTTAACATCTTCTATTCAAATCGTATCTGATGAGTATACAGGTAACGGAAATGTTGTTGGTAATTATGACATTCAATTTAGTGTAACTGACTCATCAGGTAATATCGAATATCATACATTTTCTGTTGAAGTCTTTGATAATCTTCCTCCTGTATTTTATGTACGAGACGGATATTTTGTAACTGTTGAACAATCTGTTACTTTATCCCAACAAGACTTCATTGATATCTTAGAAATTACAGGACAAATTACGGTAAGTGGTACAGGTGATATTGAGTTTTATAGTCTCTTAAATGAATATGAAGGAAACGAAACAACTCCTGGCATTTATGCGCTATCCTTTAGAGCTGTTTCACAATCAGGTGATGAAGCAATCTACAACATGGCTGTTGAGGTTATGGAAGATAGTGAAGATCCAATTGATGTTATTGAAGAAGATACTTTTGATATAACTGCATTTTGGAATGATAACAAGACCTATATCATTGGTGGACTTATCTTTGTAGCTTCTTTAATGGTTGTCTTTAGCATCTATAAAAAAGTTAAAAAGAATGTTCCTAAAAAAAAGAAATATAAGAAAATTAGAAAGTAA
- a CDS encoding helix-turn-helix domain-containing protein: MKNKVKLTKKLNINKNDKGFYIVLSSSILDLDLNPGEKLTLGAIVGLSKNTGKSTATTRTLADMIGVSIRTMQNYIAKLIEKEYMLYSWVGHNRHFIPLESFKKNKDAKAIITSDILKNKILTPTYKLAQGLIIARGINNDLGGYRWDSMEDMAQYMGVSLSTVYRYINQLLKAQTIIRDTKDRLLFISNDFYSKEQRKQLKASITKVKQSSHIFIEPHVDDALDEIYQSM; encoded by the coding sequence ATGAAAAATAAAGTTAAACTTACTAAAAAACTTAATATCAATAAAAATGATAAAGGTTTTTATATTGTCCTTTCTTCTTCTATACTTGATTTAGATCTAAACCCTGGAGAAAAGCTAACATTAGGAGCTATTGTTGGTCTATCTAAAAACACCGGTAAATCAACTGCAACAACACGAACACTTGCTGATATGATAGGCGTATCAATTCGCACCATGCAAAACTATATTGCTAAATTAATTGAAAAAGAATATATGCTTTATTCATGGGTTGGGCACAATAGACATTTCATTCCTCTTGAATCATTCAAAAAGAATAAAGATGCGAAAGCAATCATCACTTCTGATATCTTAAAAAACAAAATATTAACTCCAACATATAAACTAGCTCAAGGCTTAATCATTGCTAGAGGTATCAATAACGATTTAGGTGGCTATCGTTGGGACTCTATGGAAGACATGGCTCAATATATGGGTGTTAGTCTTTCAACAGTTTACAGATACATTAATCAGCTTCTTAAAGCTCAAACAATTATAAGAGATACAAAAGATAGATTGTTATTCATCTCAAATGATTTCTATTCAAAAGAACAGCGTAAACAGCTTAAAGCATCAATCACAAAAGTTAAACAGTCTTCGCATATCTTCATTGAACCGCATGTTGATGATGCTCTTGATGAAATATATCAATCTATGTAG
- a CDS encoding RHS repeat-associated core domain-containing protein — translation MKKILRAFDSREILSMCDRMKRREKFIVITLLFAMFLSLIPFQAIIAEVGDDTVIQEVFEDETSEQVHSIDVAAKDIPIVSEDTSKRTGNEKHFRKQDGSYEVSIYDSVVHYKDGDDWLDIDNTLDYDSKAKTYSNKANAFDIKFPKDITNSDIKLSMDGYDINWQLVGSESTNIEVAAKKTKVDEYDLRELINTSQEVTYANVLYEVDLVYNLDGSKIKEEIILKSYQEDIVFEFEYKIKGLYFEEIEDNLVLVNDEGQVVFVFDPFVMYDSNQNESSNIEYVIKELGNNKYSFKVIPDDSWLEEANYPVTIDPTLDSSTSSSNTMNIYDTYISSYSPNNNYYSQSTMYIGGNSYIGQFDGMLYFYLPTVVMDQTITYANINFIKYSVSSGAQINIYQNLDTWSSSNATWNNAPDYEENPVDYYVVDSSTPFTFDITESAKEWQATGVSMTPGFRLVYDEGIGTTNQVYQYLYSPSENPVINIGYENPAGLKDYWTYTSQDMGAVGTGYISDYTGNLTWVRNEFSLENEYLSLSLSMYYSVSEKEEQIGYGYGWKTSYNMQILTDSSLNQYYLYKPDGEKIYFNFVEDIINGDYYLSEDGSLMKLYESTSYLTLKTQNGVSYTFERYDLGRLYLITEDDTQHQIVISYDSTTSRRVSLITDEVGNHIYFEYNTSDLLYKTYLYLEQAPGFNQLIEYKNYTYDSNDNLNYVSNYYNYNNTTMSSANYTRYGYSDHKIIAAQNFSLGYYLYYTYLSNKVTHVEISDSIRMLSEYDIEYNGNQSKYTNYDGNYINYIFDNYGHTTNVFDSYGNSQYFKYSGLFYAEDIDGVTANYDFFYYNGINLFPDYENVHSLLEKSDVLKQTQNPVSNHGFEIEDGWIFNNTTFSSIAYTNSESLLGSSSLAISMTKPVGYPYASQSMYLTTGSYTLTGYIKNSGGSSTDGAYMTVTGATVISTDDKVYGSDEWQQFSLEFTVATTGPVVLKLYNTSISTAFFDNIQISEGFVESRYNQVTNNGFEYGTTGWSSSGVTFVANNETGLYQDLFGYYSLKIDGDGSSYKYFKQNFTDNVAGGETYLIGGWAKADAVPNKAYDVNGELVSDDRFFGLRVLVQGGDGTHAVELDYYIPFDSSIESWQYLMISIELPIYVSNIDVSGIYQGEGTAYFDNIQFYRDDVITSYKYDRGLLTGVSTPDGSYTFDYDTNGNLIEIQDNSTITNIEYDTNDTYIEYEQNNVRVTTQYDNITNHISATYVGYDMSESTQGPWYKTTYTYNQDSQYLDIGTDEFGNTTDYDYNKLNGLLSKITDAKGNIIQYEYNKFGQILEKEFGESGIIYSYTYDTYHRLSTVSFDSITYTFNYNAQDQLESVEINDEIIVSYTYLTKIINSEEYLTNLIKTKIYSNGDVYSFEYNEEDLLISMKFNDESENRYEYQYDASGRLTIVKDITNNKIYYYSYNLSNRLERITDEDGNVILYEYDNHGNLFGSTYQVSGINRSVYYHYDDNTGEYDYTTYMVGTNTVTKDYTYDEDSLRRLKDINLTYNAISLLNMTFDYDDHNVDASMGNATTRIYQIAYELVNGVDDFYYYYYYDDIGNIVEIIVKDYSYTIVEKYSYKYDSYNRLIREDIYFRNSSDSASISYTYDDLGNITNIKNYSYTTGLLLGTPINEKVLTYGNSLLGYNDTQLYTIEYKENGIQTGTTNYSYDDAGNPTNIEISGNQYSYEYEGRRLISVNFGTTFNTTYAYNDQGIRVYKSTNDHEYAYILDGDLVVIEIIDETDYIYYTYDVNNTLISMCYNGVEYYYLSDTQGNIIGLMDQSGDIVVEYRYDAWGNIIKQSSSVTGLDDINPYRYRGYRYDEELNLYYLQSRYYDPSVGRFLNIDDTSYLSDDTSSSLNLYAYAVNNPVMYVDCDGHFAGLLGLFKIIGTGLTIGTGGWIIVGIVIGVVIIVAMIQYEDEINKSVENISTTLVNYFKDPDELGMPKIPEGLDFDNPLDSNLPGFTWKGDKTVNEEDGDYHGSFQNKHLGGKERYYPDFNNTAHGAKKHYDYTDKNGKKWRMFDDDTVEPKNGHMPKPKTENGE, via the coding sequence ATGAAAAAAATTTTAAGAGCATTTGATTCACGCGAAATTTTATCAATGTGTGATCGAATGAAACGTAGAGAGAAATTCATTGTGATAACTTTATTATTTGCAATGTTTTTAAGTTTGATACCATTTCAAGCAATTATAGCTGAAGTGGGTGATGATACTGTCATCCAAGAAGTTTTTGAAGATGAAACAAGTGAGCAAGTTCATAGTATAGACGTTGCTGCTAAAGACATTCCAATTGTTTCAGAAGACACTTCAAAGAGAACAGGAAATGAAAAGCATTTTAGAAAACAAGATGGAAGTTATGAAGTATCCATCTATGATAGTGTAGTTCACTATAAAGATGGTGACGATTGGTTAGATATTGATAACACATTAGACTATGACTCTAAAGCTAAGACTTACAGTAATAAAGCTAACGCTTTTGATATTAAATTCCCTAAAGATATCACAAATTCAGATATCAAATTATCAATGGATGGATATGATATTAACTGGCAATTAGTAGGTAGTGAATCGACTAATATTGAAGTTGCTGCTAAAAAAACTAAAGTCGATGAATATGATCTAAGAGAACTTATCAACACAAGTCAAGAAGTAACATATGCAAATGTATTATATGAGGTTGACTTAGTTTATAATCTAGACGGATCAAAAATTAAAGAAGAAATTATTTTGAAAAGTTATCAAGAAGATATAGTTTTTGAGTTTGAATATAAAATTAAAGGATTATATTTTGAAGAAATTGAAGATAATTTAGTATTAGTTAATGATGAAGGTCAAGTGGTTTTTGTTTTTGATCCCTTTGTCATGTATGATAGCAACCAAAATGAATCTAGTAATATTGAGTATGTTATAAAAGAATTAGGAAACAATAAATATTCTTTTAAAGTGATTCCAGATGATAGTTGGTTAGAAGAAGCAAATTATCCAGTTACAATTGATCCTACATTAGATAGTTCTACAAGCTCATCAAATACTATGAATATTTATGACACTTATATTTCTTCATATTCTCCAAATAATAATTATTATAGTCAATCAACAATGTACATTGGTGGTAATAGTTATATTGGTCAATTTGATGGCATGCTATATTTTTATCTGCCAACAGTTGTTATGGATCAAACAATTACATATGCTAATATTAATTTTATTAAATATAGTGTTTCGTCAGGAGCACAAATTAATATTTATCAAAATTTAGATACTTGGTCTAGTTCAAATGCTACTTGGAATAATGCACCTGATTATGAAGAGAACCCAGTAGATTATTATGTTGTTGATTCATCTACACCATTTACATTTGATATTACTGAATCTGCAAAAGAATGGCAAGCAACCGGAGTGAGCATGACACCTGGGTTTAGACTTGTATATGATGAAGGTATAGGCACAACAAACCAAGTATATCAGTATCTATATTCTCCAAGTGAAAACCCTGTAATAAACATTGGTTATGAAAATCCTGCAGGATTAAAAGATTATTGGACTTATACTTCGCAAGATATGGGAGCAGTTGGAACTGGGTATATTAGTGATTACACAGGTAATTTAACATGGGTAAGAAATGAATTTTCACTGGAAAATGAGTATTTATCTCTTAGTTTATCAATGTATTACAGTGTTTCCGAGAAAGAAGAACAAATTGGCTATGGATATGGTTGGAAAACAAGTTATAATATGCAAATACTTACTGATAGCAGTTTAAATCAATACTATTTATACAAACCAGATGGAGAAAAAATATATTTCAATTTCGTTGAAGATATTATAAATGGGGATTACTATTTGTCTGAGGACGGATCACTCATGAAGTTATATGAATCCACAAGTTATTTAACGCTAAAAACACAAAATGGTGTATCTTATACATTTGAAAGATATGATTTAGGACGACTATATTTAATTACTGAGGATGATACTCAACATCAGATAGTTATCTCATATGATTCGACTACTTCTCGAAGAGTTTCTCTAATAACTGATGAAGTAGGCAATCACATTTATTTTGAATACAATACATCTGATTTGCTCTATAAGACATACTTATATTTAGAACAAGCACCAGGTTTTAATCAGCTAATTGAATATAAAAATTATACTTATGATTCGAACGACAATTTAAATTATGTTTCTAATTATTATAATTATAATAATACTACAATGAGTAGTGCTAATTATACTAGATATGGATATTCAGACCATAAAATTATAGCAGCTCAGAATTTTAGTCTTGGCTACTATTTATACTACACATATTTATCAAATAAGGTAACTCATGTGGAAATAAGTGACAGTATCAGAATGTTAAGTGAATATGATATTGAATATAATGGGAACCAATCAAAATATACTAATTATGATGGTAATTATATTAATTATATATTTGATAACTACGGACATACTACTAATGTCTTTGATAGTTATGGAAATTCTCAATATTTTAAATATAGTGGTTTATTTTATGCTGAGGATATTGATGGTGTTACTGCAAATTATGACTTTTTTTACTACAATGGAATTAATTTATTTCCAGATTATGAAAATGTTCATAGTTTATTAGAAAAATCTGATGTATTAAAACAAACACAAAATCCAGTTTCTAATCATGGATTTGAAATTGAAGATGGATGGATTTTTAATAACACTACATTTAGTTCAATAGCTTATACAAATAGCGAATCTCTATTAGGTTCATCTAGTTTAGCAATTAGTATGACTAAACCCGTAGGATATCCTTATGCAAGTCAGTCAATGTATTTAACTACTGGGAGTTACACACTCACTGGATATATCAAAAATAGTGGTGGAAGTAGTACTGATGGAGCGTATATGACTGTAACTGGAGCTACTGTAATATCTACAGATGATAAAGTTTATGGATCAGATGAGTGGCAACAATTTAGTTTAGAATTTACAGTTGCAACAACAGGTCCTGTAGTTTTAAAACTATATAATACATCTATCTCTACAGCATTTTTTGATAATATACAGATAAGTGAAGGATTTGTAGAAAGTAGATATAATCAAGTTACAAATAATGGATTCGAATATGGAACAACAGGTTGGAGTTCAAGTGGAGTTACATTTGTAGCAAATAACGAAACTGGCTTATATCAAGATTTATTTGGGTACTATTCTTTAAAAATTGATGGTGATGGATCTTCATATAAATATTTTAAACAAAACTTCACAGATAACGTTGCAGGAGGAGAGACCTATCTTATAGGTGGATGGGCAAAAGCTGATGCAGTACCAAATAAAGCATATGATGTGAATGGTGAGTTAGTTTCTGATGATAGATTCTTCGGATTAAGAGTCTTAGTGCAAGGTGGAGATGGAACCCATGCTGTTGAATTGGATTATTATATACCTTTTGATTCATCAATAGAGAGTTGGCAGTATCTAATGATATCAATTGAACTACCAATATATGTTTCAAATATTGATGTTTCTGGCATATATCAAGGAGAGGGTACGGCTTATTTTGATAATATACAATTTTATAGAGATGATGTTATAACCTCTTACAAGTATGATAGAGGTTTATTGACAGGTGTAAGTACTCCCGATGGAAGCTATACTTTTGATTATGATACAAATGGAAACCTCATAGAGATTCAAGACAATTCAACAATAACAAATATTGAATATGATACAAATGATACTTATATAGAATACGAACAAAACAATGTTAGAGTAACTACTCAATATGATAATATCACCAATCATATCAGTGCAACTTATGTAGGATATGATATGAGTGAATCAACTCAAGGTCCATGGTATAAAACAACTTATACTTATAATCAAGATTCACAGTATTTAGATATTGGTACAGACGAATTTGGGAACACTACAGATTATGACTATAATAAATTAAATGGGTTATTATCAAAAATAACGGATGCTAAAGGCAACATTATTCAATATGAGTATAATAAATTTGGACAAATCTTAGAAAAAGAATTTGGTGAAAGTGGAATAATATATAGTTATACGTATGATACGTATCATAGATTATCTACAGTATCATTTGATAGCATAACGTACACATTTAATTATAATGCACAGGATCAATTAGAAAGTGTAGAAATAAATGATGAAATCATAGTTTCTTATACTTACCTTACAAAAATTATCAATAGTGAAGAATACCTAACAAATCTAATCAAAACAAAAATATATTCAAATGGAGATGTTTACTCCTTTGAGTATAATGAAGAAGATTTACTCATATCGATGAAATTCAATGATGAATCAGAGAATAGATATGAGTATCAATATGATGCAAGCGGAAGACTAACTATAGTAAAAGATATTACAAATAATAAGATTTATTATTATAGCTACAATCTATCAAATAGGTTAGAAAGAATCACTGATGAAGATGGAAACGTTATTCTTTATGAATACGATAATCACGGGAATCTGTTTGGATCTACATATCAAGTGAGCGGTATTAATCGATCAGTCTATTATCATTATGATGATAATACAGGAGAGTATGATTATACGACATATATGGTGGGAACTAATACGGTAACCAAAGATTACACATATGATGAAGACTCGCTTAGAAGATTAAAAGATATTAATCTAACCTATAATGCTATTTCATTGCTGAATATGACTTTTGATTATGATGATCATAATGTAGATGCATCTATGGGTAACGCAACAACACGCATATACCAAATAGCATATGAACTCGTAAACGGTGTTGATGATTTTTACTATTATTACTATTATGATGATATAGGTAATATTGTTGAAATCATTGTTAAGGATTATTCATATACAATTGTAGAAAAATATAGTTATAAATATGACAGCTATAATCGTCTTATCAGAGAAGACATTTATTTTAGAAATTCTTCTGATTCAGCATCTATATCATACACTTATGATGATTTGGGTAACATTACAAATATAAAAAACTATAGTTATACAACAGGGTTATTATTAGGAACACCAATTAATGAGAAAGTTTTAACATATGGTAATAGCTTATTAGGGTATAACGATACTCAGCTTTACACAATAGAATATAAAGAAAATGGTATTCAGACTGGAACTACTAATTACTCATATGATGATGCAGGAAATCCAACTAATATAGAGATAAGTGGAAATCAGTATTCTTATGAATATGAAGGTAGAAGATTAATTAGTGTTAATTTTGGAACCACATTTAATACAACATATGCATATAATGATCAAGGCATAAGAGTTTATAAATCAACAAATGATCATGAATATGCGTATATATTAGATGGTGATTTAGTTGTTATTGAAATTATTGATGAAACTGATTATATTTATTATACATATGATGTGAATAACACTTTGATTAGTATGTGTTATAATGGTGTTGAATATTATTATCTATCTGATACACAAGGTAATATCATTGGGTTGATGGATCAATCTGGAGATATAGTGGTTGAATATAGATATGATGCATGGGGCAACATCATTAAGCAATCAAGTAGTGTCACTGGATTAGATGATATTAATCCATATCGTTATCGTGGGTATAGATATGATGAAGAGCTAAATCTTTATTACTTACAATCTAGATATTATGATCCATCTGTCGGAAGATTTTTAAATATAGATGATACAAGTTATTTATCAGATGACACGTCATCAAGTTTGAATTTATATGCATATGCAGTTAATAATCCAGTAATGTATGTAGATTGCGATGGGCATTTTGCGGGACTACTAGGATTATTTAAAATTATTGGTACAGGTTTAACTATTGGTACAGGTGGATGGATTATAGTTGGTATTGTCATTGGAGTAGTTATCATAGTCGCTATGATACAGTACGAAGATGAGATTAACAAAAGTGTAGAGAATATTTCTACAACATTAGTTAATTATTTTAAGGACCCAGATGAACTTGGGATGCCTAAGATACCAGAAGGGCTAGATTTTGATAATCCGCTAGATTCAAATTTGCCTGGATTCACTTGGAAAGGTGATAAAACAGTCAATGAAGAAGATGGTGACTATCATGGATCTTTTCAAAATAAGCATTTAGGTGGAAAAGAACGATATTACCCTGATTTTAATAATACAGCTCATGGTGCTAAGAAACATTATGATTATACAGATAAAAATGGAAAAAAATGGAGAATGTTTGATGATGACACAGTTGAACCGAAGAATGGACATATGCCCAAACCGAAAACTGAGAATGGAGAGTAA